The proteins below are encoded in one region of Streptomyces roseirectus:
- a CDS encoding Fur family transcriptional regulator — MVSTDWKSDLRQRGYRLTPQRQLVLEAVDTLEHATPDEILAEVRKTASGVNISTVYRTLELLEELGLVSHAHLGHGAPTYHLADRHHHLHLVCRDCERVIEADVSVAAQFTASLRETFGFETDMKHFAIFGRCAECSAVADGR; from the coding sequence GTGGTGAGCACCGACTGGAAGAGCGACCTCAGGCAGCGTGGGTATCGGCTGACGCCGCAGCGGCAGCTTGTGTTGGAAGCCGTGGACACGCTGGAGCACGCGACCCCCGACGAGATCCTCGCGGAAGTGAGGAAGACCGCGTCGGGGGTCAATATTTCCACGGTCTACCGGACGCTGGAGCTGCTGGAAGAGTTGGGGCTGGTCAGCCATGCGCATCTCGGGCACGGGGCGCCGACTTACCATCTCGCCGACCGGCACCATCATCTGCATCTCGTGTGCCGGGACTGTGAGCGGGTGATCGAGGCGGACGTGTCCGTCGCGGCGCAGTTCACGGCGTCGCTGCGGGAGACGTTCGGGTTCGAGACCGACATGAAGCACTTCGCGATCTTCGGGCGGTGCGCGGAGTGTTCGGCCGTGGCCGACGGGCGGTGA